From Piscinibacter gummiphilus:
AAAGCCGTCGGGCCGGTCTTTCAGCGCATGCGCGATCACCTCGTGGTCGGTGATGACGAGTGCGCGCATCTTGCCCAGGCGCACGCGGAAGAAAGGGCCGTAGTCGCGTGCCCAGCGCTCCACGTCCTGGTGGATGCGCGCGAGCCTGATCTGGTGCGCGTTGCCCAGCAGCGGCAGGCCAGGTGGCCCGGGCAGGTCGTCGATGCGACGAAGGGCGGCCGACGATGCGGGAGGCGAAGCGGTGGTGGTGTTCATCGGCAGGCCCTGGGCGCGAACGCGATGACGTGCATTCTGCACGCCACCCCGCCCGCCCTGGGCCTGCAGGGCCGGGCCTCAGCGGCGCCAGTCGCGATCGCGGTCGCGGTGGTAATACGGCGGCGGGCCCGAATACCCCGGCTGCACAACGATGGCACGGTGACGGTGCGGCACCGGCACCACGACGCACGCGCTCAGCACCTGCGACGCGAGCACCACGGTCAGCACGCCCAGCACGCGGCGCTTGGTCGACTTCTGCATGTCTTCACTCCTGGGCGCCAGACGAGGCCCCCACGAGCTGTTCAACGGCAGCCCGACCGGCGCTGTTGACGCCTTTACGTTGCTGCGAGGTAAAGCCCCGCGCCTGGGCTCAGAGTTCGCCGCGGCGCTCCATCTCGATGCACTGTGGATGGTTGTTGAACTTCCAGCGTTTGCACTGCTGCTGCATGCAATAGACGAGCGCGAAGTTGGCGCGGCTGCCGCAGGCGGCGCGCGGCGTGGCCGGCTCGGGCGGCAAGGCCGCGGTGGCTTTCGGTGGCGGCTTGCGTGCGGGCGCCGGCGGCTCGGGCTTGGCGGGGGCCTCCTGGGTCGCTTCCTCGGGTGGGTCGTCGGTCGTCTCGGCGGCCTGTGCGTTCTCCGCCGGGGGAAGGGTGGGCGGCACGCGAGGCGCTGCGGCCTTGGCGACACGCGCGGGCTGGGTGGGCGCGGCTCTCGTGGGCGCAGGCTTGGCCGGCGCGGGTTTGGCCGCGGGCTCGGGTGCCGGTTGAGGCGCGGGGGCGGCCGCCGCAGACGCCGCCTGGGCCACGACGGTAGCAGACGCCGCGCCACCGGCCACCGGCGCCACGCCGGATGCCGCCACGTCGGGCCCGGCGGCGGTGGGTTCGGTGGGCAGCGGCACCACGGCACTCGCGCCTTCCGCCACGGGGCGGGGCACGTTCGCGATGACGGCGGGGGGCAGGTCGCTCACGGTGATGTTGGCAAACGAGGGCTGGCGCTGCAGCCACGTCCAGCCTGCAGCGGCGAGGCCGATCACGGCGATCGAGGCGACCCACACCGGCGTGCGGCTCCGCGTGGGGCGCGGGGGCGCATCCATCGGCTCGGCGGCGAAGAGCGGCTCGGCGACCATCCCGGAGGGCATCCCGGGCGACACGCCCGAGGCCGGCGCGTGGCGCGGCGGTGCGGGCTCTGGAGGCGCAGGCTCCTGCGGAGCCGCGCGGTCGAGCAGCAGCGAGAACTCGGCCGCACCGCGAGGCCGGTCGCGCGGGCGCACGGCCAGCGCCTTGTCGATGGCGGCGAGGAAGGTCGCGCTGTAGCCGAGCCCCGGGAACTGCTGCGCACGCGCGGCCACCGTCTCGGCCAGCGGGCGCTGCGGGTCTTCCAGCGCGCGCACCGTGGCCCGTGCGGGGGGCACCCCGGCAATGGCGAAGTGCAGCACGCCGGCCAGCGCATAGATGTCGCTCCACGGGCCCTGCTGCAGGTTGATCGATTCGCTGTACTGCTCGATCGGCGCGTAGGCCGGGTTGAGCAGGGCGGTGAGCGGCATGGTCTTGTCGGTGGCCAGGCGGCTCGCCACCCCGAAGTCGAGCAACACCGGGCGGCCGTCGCCAAGCATGAGGATGTTGTCGGGCGAGATGTCGAGGTGCAGGCAGTTGGCGTTGTGCAGCGTGCTGAGCGCGCTCAAGAGCGGTGCCAGCATCGAGCGCAGCCAGGCCTCGTCGGGCGGGCCCTTCATCTCGGCGAGCACCTTCGCGAGCGTGCGCCCTTCGTAGTAGGGCATCACCATGTAGGCGCTGCGGTTTTCCTCCCAGAAGGTGAGCACGCGCGCGAGCGACGGGTGGTCGAAGCGCGCCAGCATCTTGGCTTCATTGAGGAAGGCCTTCATGCCCGCGCCATAGGAGGCCGGGTCGGCGCCGGGCCGGATCCAGACTTGCCCGTCGTCGCAGCGCATCGCGAGCTCGGCCGGGAAATATTCCTTGATCGCGACCTGCCGCTGCAGCGACGAGTCGAGCGCCAGGTAAACGATGCCGAAGCCACCCCGGCCCAGCACCTCGAGGATCTGGTAGCCCCCGAGGCGTGTGCCCGCGGGCAGTGCGTCATGCATCGTCACGGGGTCGAACTGTTGCGTCGTAGGTCCGAAATCCATGGAGGGTTCTTGCTTCTCGGGCATCTGGCTCCCCTTGGGCAAACAACGTGCCGGTGGCAGGGTTATAGGCCGCCGTCCCCCTCGTTCGAGGCGTCACCTGCGCGACAGCAACACGGTGATACCTTATGACTCCCCCACACAACACACAAGGAAGAGACAAATGGGCGTTCAACTCGCCAAGCAATCGATCGACCTGGGCATCGTCACCACCAACGGCCCGGCGATGCTCGCCTTCTACCGCGACGTGCTCGGCTTCAAGTACCTGCGCGAGATGCCCAGCGCCGGTGGCGTGATGCACCAGATGCTATGCGGCGACAGCATGATCAAGCTGGTGGTGCTGCCCCAGGTACCGCTCACCGCCGCCCCGGGCGGCATCCAGGGTGCGGCGGGCTACCGCTACTGGACGATGACCGTCACCAACATCACCGAGATCGTGCAGGCCTGCGTCGACGCCGGTGCCAAGGTGGCGGTGAAGGAGCGCGAGCTGCGCCCGGGC
This genomic window contains:
- a CDS encoding serine/threonine protein kinase; this translates as MDFGPTTQQFDPVTMHDALPAGTRLGGYQILEVLGRGGFGIVYLALDSSLQRQVAIKEYFPAELAMRCDDGQVWIRPGADPASYGAGMKAFLNEAKMLARFDHPSLARVLTFWEENRSAYMVMPYYEGRTLAKVLAEMKGPPDEAWLRSMLAPLLSALSTLHNANCLHLDISPDNILMLGDGRPVLLDFGVASRLATDKTMPLTALLNPAYAPIEQYSESINLQQGPWSDIYALAGVLHFAIAGVPPARATVRALEDPQRPLAETVAARAQQFPGLGYSATFLAAIDKALAVRPRDRPRGAAEFSLLLDRAAPQEPAPPEPAPPRHAPASGVSPGMPSGMVAEPLFAAEPMDAPPRPTRSRTPVWVASIAVIGLAAAGWTWLQRQPSFANITVSDLPPAVIANVPRPVAEGASAVVPLPTEPTAAGPDVAASGVAPVAGGAASATVVAQAASAAAAPAPQPAPEPAAKPAPAKPAPTRAAPTQPARVAKAAAPRVPPTLPPAENAQAAETTDDPPEEATQEAPAKPEPPAPARKPPPKATAALPPEPATPRAACGSRANFALVYCMQQQCKRWKFNNHPQCIEMERRGEL
- a CDS encoding VOC family protein, giving the protein MGVQLAKQSIDLGIVTTNGPAMLAFYRDVLGFKYLREMPSAGGVMHQMLCGDSMIKLVVLPQVPLTAAPGGIQGAAGYRYWTMTVTNITEIVQACVDAGAKVAVKERELRPGVKIAIVEDPDGNWVEFLALG